The Desulfarculaceae bacterium genome window below encodes:
- a CDS encoding acetone carboxylase subunit gamma, which yields MKVRITEYLEIDLGNEMWCCQRCGKELVSARENYKKGCLVAEKDMAEVHPPLVEGQAYSFTPDPNYCRLLEFYCPGCGIMVENEYLPPGHPITHDIELDLDALKERHGA from the coding sequence ATGAAGGTCAGGATCACGGAGTACCTGGAGATAGACCTGGGCAACGAGATGTGGTGCTGCCAGCGCTGCGGCAAGGAGCTGGTCAGCGCCCGGGAGAACTACAAGAAGGGCTGCCTGGTGGCCGAGAAGGACATGGCCGAGGTGCATCCGCCCCTGGTGGAGGGCCAGGCCTACAGCTTCACCCCGGACCCCAACTACTGCCGCCTGCTGGAGTTCTACTGCCCCGGCTGCGGCATCATGGTGGAAAACGAGTACCTGCCGCCCGGGCACCCAATCACCCATGACATCGAGCTGGACCTGGACGCACTGAAAGAAAGGCACGGCGCGTAG
- a CDS encoding hydantoinase/oxoprolinase family protein, with product MSFSIDIDTGGTFTDGFFLSGDRSASVKVPTTPHDLTECFLKCIEAGAARFGLPVEDLLYQTEIIRFSNTIGTNTIIQRDGAKVGLLLSKGHGEYAPCQEDGGKAPLVAPDMVREIGGEIGPDGAVLSEPEAGEVLAMAQELIDAGARCLVLALAGSDRNPANERLARRQIKELYPRDFLGSVPVFLSSDITRRSGEAARINAAVLNAYIHAKLVRLLYKAGEELRQRLYAKNLFIVHNNGAVARVAKTRAINTYNSGPAAGLLGARLIGQLYGAQDLISADMGGTSFDLGYVSAGQPSYTLEPDVEGFAVNLPMLSIRAIGAGGGSIASVNGKGLQVGPQSAGALPGPVCFDLGGSEPTVTDADLVLGLLDPDFFLGGTMKLNAAKARELLASKVAEPLGISPEEAALAIKQDIDKAMAEELARIKNERGEGFDPLLVVYGGAGPAHICDIASAAGLKKIVMTPFSAVFSAFSSLGMDVGHLYYRRVGLGLDDPALAEALAAAYASMDAEAQRDMRGEGFAPEEMAQALELLVQPSEGGPEVKVAAPVELIEDASQIKAVAEQAKALLAAEGWEGGGALSLNTISLLAQASVPHYQFPQMPPATGEAKEAIKGERQVFAEKESQGAKVPVYDRARLGNGHQISGPALVESEHTTVYLPTGWRLSVDPYNNALLEEVRS from the coding sequence ATGAGCTTCAGCATAGACATTGATACGGGCGGGACCTTCACCGACGGGTTTTTCCTGTCCGGGGACCGCTCAGCCTCGGTGAAGGTGCCGACCACGCCGCACGACCTGACCGAATGCTTCTTGAAATGCATCGAGGCCGGGGCGGCGCGTTTCGGGCTGCCGGTGGAGGACCTGCTCTACCAGACCGAGATCATTCGCTTTTCCAACACCATCGGCACCAACACCATCATCCAGCGTGATGGGGCCAAGGTGGGCCTGCTACTCAGCAAGGGCCACGGCGAGTACGCCCCCTGCCAGGAGGACGGCGGCAAGGCTCCCCTGGTGGCGCCGGACATGGTGCGCGAGATCGGCGGGGAGATCGGCCCGGACGGCGCGGTGCTCTCCGAGCCCGAGGCCGGCGAGGTTCTGGCCATGGCTCAGGAGCTGATCGACGCCGGGGCCCGTTGCCTGGTGCTGGCCCTGGCCGGCTCGGACCGCAACCCGGCCAACGAGCGCCTGGCCCGGCGGCAGATCAAGGAACTCTACCCCCGCGACTTCCTGGGCTCGGTGCCGGTGTTCTTGTCCTCGGACATCACCCGCCGCAGCGGCGAGGCGGCGCGGATCAACGCGGCGGTCTTGAACGCCTACATCCACGCCAAGCTGGTGCGCCTGCTCTACAAGGCGGGCGAGGAGCTGCGCCAGCGGCTCTACGCCAAGAACCTTTTCATCGTGCACAACAACGGGGCCGTGGCCCGGGTGGCCAAGACGCGGGCCATCAACACCTACAACTCCGGCCCGGCGGCGGGCCTGTTGGGCGCGCGCCTCATCGGCCAGCTCTACGGGGCCCAAGACCTGATCTCGGCCGACATGGGCGGCACCTCCTTTGACCTGGGCTACGTGAGCGCGGGCCAACCCAGTTACACCCTGGAGCCCGACGTGGAAGGCTTCGCGGTGAACCTGCCCATGCTCTCCATCCGGGCCATCGGCGCGGGGGGCGGCTCTATCGCCTCGGTAAACGGCAAGGGCCTGCAAGTGGGGCCCCAGTCGGCGGGCGCGCTGCCCGGCCCGGTGTGCTTCGACCTGGGCGGGTCCGAGCCCACGGTGACCGACGCGGACCTGGTGCTGGGCCTGCTGGACCCGGACTTCTTCCTGGGCGGCACCATGAAGCTCAACGCGGCCAAGGCCCGCGAGCTGCTGGCCAGCAAGGTGGCCGAGCCTCTGGGCATCAGCCCCGAGGAGGCGGCCCTGGCTATCAAGCAGGACATCGACAAGGCCATGGCCGAGGAGCTGGCCCGCATCAAGAACGAGCGCGGCGAGGGCTTCGATCCCCTGCTGGTGGTCTACGGCGGGGCCGGGCCGGCCCACATCTGCGACATCGCCTCGGCCGCCGGCCTCAAGAAGATCGTGATGACCCCCTTCTCGGCGGTGTTCTCGGCCTTCAGCTCCCTGGGCATGGACGTGGGGCACCTCTACTACCGCCGGGTGGGTCTGGGCCTGGACGACCCCGCCCTGGCCGAGGCCCTGGCGGCGGCCTACGCCTCCATGGACGCCGAGGCCCAGCGCGACATGCGCGGCGAGGGCTTCGCCCCCGAGGAGATGGCCCAGGCCCTGGAGCTGCTGGTGCAGCCGAGCGAAGGCGGCCCGGAGGTCAAGGTGGCCGCGCCGGTGGAGCTGATCGAGGACGCGAGCCAAATCAAGGCCGTGGCCGAGCAGGCCAAGGCGCTCCTGGCCGCCGAGGGCTGGGAAGGCGGCGGCGCCCTGAGCCTGAACACCATCAGCCTTTTGGCCCAAGCCTCGGTGCCGCATTACCAGTTCCCCCAGATGCCCCCGGCCACCGGCGAGGCCAAGGAGGCCATCAAGGGCGAGCGTCAGGTGTTCGCGGAAAAGGAAAGCCAAGGGGCCAAGGTGCCGGTGTACGACCGGGCCCGCCTGGGCAACGGCCACCAGATCAGCGGCCCCGCCCTGGTGGAGTCCGAACACACCACGGTCTATCTGCCTACTGGCTGGCGCCTGTCCGTGGACCCCTATAACAACGCGCTCCTGGAGGAGGTCCGGTCATGA
- a CDS encoding TetR/AcrR family transcriptional regulator: MSETNRSKEKLALSALELFAERGFVGTSIREIAKATGLSISNIYHHFGDKEGLLLAILETASGRVIRTLREASQQPGTPRERFKRLIETHLELSGVFKKEAKVFFLNEEHLSPEGYRANLKYQREILDIYREHLVALQEAGEANFKSPTIAAFNILGVLNWHLRWYRPEGRMNFEETSQEVVEFVLYGISGGPTPPPVDQKRA, translated from the coding sequence TTGAGCGAAACCAATCGCAGCAAAGAAAAACTGGCTCTAAGCGCCTTGGAGCTGTTCGCCGAGCGCGGCTTCGTGGGCACCTCGATCCGGGAGATAGCCAAGGCCACCGGGCTGAGCATCTCCAACATCTATCATCACTTCGGCGACAAGGAAGGCCTGCTGCTGGCCATCCTGGAGACCGCCTCCGGCAGGGTGATCCGCACCCTGCGCGAGGCCAGCCAACAGCCGGGGACGCCCCGGGAGCGCTTCAAAAGGCTCATCGAGACCCATCTGGAGCTCTCGGGCGTTTTCAAGAAAGAGGCCAAGGTGTTCTTCCTCAACGAGGAGCACCTCTCGCCCGAGGGCTACCGGGCCAACCTGAAGTATCAACGCGAAATCTTGGACATTTACCGCGAGCATCTCGTAGCGCTGCAAGAGGCGGGCGAAGCCAATTTCAAAAGCCCCACCATCGCCGCCTTCAACATTCTGGGCGTTCTCAACTGGCATTTGCGCTGGTACCGGCCCGAGGGCCGCATGAACTTCGAGGAGACCAGCCAAGAGGTGGTCGAATTCGTCCTGTACGGCATATCCGGGGGGCCCACGCCCCCGCCGGTAGACCAAAAAAGGGCTTAG
- a CDS encoding 4Fe-4S binding protein, with protein sequence MAKAKKTAPAKKQAPAEQPEQHKLSFYPSWCKRCGNCVAFCPRDALAADQWGYPFLASPDRCTTCGLCEMLCPDFAISLGEGEPGSAMSPAARCQRPAQPPSTSPERLAPAPPEEK encoded by the coding sequence ATGGCAAAGGCCAAGAAAACCGCCCCCGCCAAAAAGCAGGCCCCGGCCGAACAGCCCGAGCAGCACAAGCTCAGCTTCTATCCTTCCTGGTGCAAGCGCTGCGGCAACTGCGTGGCCTTCTGCCCGCGCGACGCCCTGGCCGCCGACCAGTGGGGCTACCCTTTCTTGGCCAGCCCGGACCGCTGCACCACCTGCGGCCTGTGCGAGATGCTCTGCCCGGACTTCGCCATCAGTCTGGGCGAAGGCGAGCCCGGCTCGGCCATGTCTCCGGCGGCGCGTTGCCAGCGCCCGGCCCAGCCACCCAGCACCAGCCCCGAGCGCCTGGCCCCGGCCCCGCCCGAGGAAAAATAA
- a CDS encoding YkgJ family cysteine cluster protein, producing MSQKRPKLQLDEDFVFACHKGLKCYTSCCRDVNIMLTPHDVLRMKKALGLTSSEFLEKYTDLVQLKGKAVPLVQFRMNDADNKKCFFVGPGGCSVYEHRPWACRMFPLDEHAQGGFQVAVTPDRCHGLAEGDDWRVRDWLKDQGATASKEMDGSYESLVSHEWINQLGELDNPKVQQMILLALYDLDRFREFVLNSSFLDRFDLDEDTIFAAKTDDVALLDLGYAWVRFGLFGQKTLKLKEQPAGDGK from the coding sequence ATGAGCCAAAAGCGCCCCAAGCTACAGCTGGACGAGGACTTTGTTTTCGCGTGCCACAAGGGCCTGAAGTGTTACACCTCCTGCTGCCGCGACGTGAACATCATGCTCACGCCCCATGACGTGCTGCGCATGAAAAAGGCCCTGGGCCTCACCTCCAGCGAGTTCCTGGAGAAGTACACCGACCTGGTGCAGCTCAAGGGCAAGGCGGTGCCCCTGGTGCAGTTCCGCATGAACGATGCGGACAACAAGAAGTGCTTCTTCGTGGGGCCCGGCGGCTGCTCGGTCTACGAGCACCGTCCCTGGGCCTGCCGCATGTTCCCCCTGGACGAGCACGCCCAGGGCGGCTTCCAGGTGGCGGTGACCCCGGACCGCTGTCACGGCCTGGCCGAGGGCGACGACTGGCGGGTGCGCGACTGGCTCAAGGACCAGGGCGCCACCGCCTCCAAGGAGATGGACGGCTCCTACGAGTCGCTGGTGAGCCACGAGTGGATCAACCAGCTGGGCGAGCTGGACAACCCCAAGGTCCAGCAGATGATCCTGTTGGCCCTCTACGACCTGGACCGCTTCCGCGAGTTCGTGCTCAACTCCAGCTTCCTGGACCGCTTCGACCTGGACGAGGACACCATCTTCGCGGCCAAGACCGACGACGTGGCCCTGTTGGACCTGGGCTACGCCTGGGTGCGCTTCGGCCTGTTCGGCCAGAAGACTCTCAAGCTCAAGGAGCAGCCCGCCGGGGACGGCAAATAG
- a CDS encoding YkgJ family cysteine cluster protein, whose product MLPDVDDPRFSELGEQGFSFACHPGVPCFNQCCRRLNLVLTPYDVLRLKTHLGISSGEFIEKYTEVESGQNGWPLPRLAMSDTAERTCPFLSEAGCTVYPDRPGACRTYPLGRATKGGANRGPSEEQWFLVREPHCRGFEEGPCWSPQEWTKDQGLEAYNANNDLFLPLVTRQAPAADAGQAAKKMQMFFMACYNLDQFKQFVAQSRLAQLIDLDPTRLELIQSNDLQLLKFAFDWLRFSLFGEPTLRLKRREAGA is encoded by the coding sequence GTGCTGCCCGACGTAGACGACCCCCGCTTTTCCGAGCTGGGCGAGCAGGGCTTCTCCTTTGCCTGCCATCCCGGGGTGCCCTGCTTCAATCAGTGCTGCCGCCGCCTGAACCTGGTGCTCACTCCCTACGACGTGTTGCGCCTCAAGACCCACCTGGGCATCAGCTCCGGCGAGTTCATCGAAAAGTACACCGAGGTGGAGAGCGGCCAGAACGGCTGGCCCCTGCCCCGCCTGGCCATGAGCGACACGGCCGAGCGCACCTGCCCCTTCCTCAGCGAGGCGGGCTGCACCGTCTACCCCGACCGCCCCGGCGCCTGCCGCACCTATCCCCTGGGCCGCGCCACCAAGGGCGGGGCCAACCGCGGCCCCTCTGAGGAGCAGTGGTTCCTGGTGCGCGAACCCCATTGCCGGGGCTTTGAAGAAGGCCCCTGCTGGAGCCCCCAAGAGTGGACCAAGGACCAGGGGTTGGAGGCCTACAACGCCAACAACGACCTGTTCCTGCCCCTGGTGACCCGCCAGGCCCCGGCGGCCGACGCGGGGCAAGCGGCCAAGAAGATGCAGATGTTCTTCATGGCCTGCTACAACCTGGACCAGTTCAAGCAGTTCGTGGCCCAGAGCCGCCTGGCCCAGCTCATCGACCTGGACCCCACCCGCTTGGAGCTGATCCAGAGCAACGACCTCCAGCTCTTGAAGTTCGCCTTTGACTGGCTCCGCTTCAGCCTTTTCGGCGAGCCCACCCTGCGCCTGAAGCGAAGGGAAGCCGGGGCCTAG
- a CDS encoding CDGSH iron-sulfur domain-containing protein produces the protein MSDDKPKPQIIPLPNGPLYFFTDFTPHPIAGLRGEDGETYASPKGAALCRCGGSENKPLCDGSHGALHFSDRKESDGHMDRRKNYTGARIVIHDNRHVCSHSGICTHELPGVFDRLARPWINPDGAEAEAIIATIERCPSGALSYSIEGVEHRDLEREPEVIVASDGPLCLVGGIEVVGHEPRAVEVSTEHCTLCRCGSSRNKPFCDGNHAEIGFKDPE, from the coding sequence ATGAGCGACGACAAGCCCAAGCCCCAGATCATCCCCCTGCCCAACGGTCCCTTGTATTTTTTCACCGACTTCACGCCGCACCCCATCGCGGGCCTGCGCGGCGAGGACGGCGAGACCTACGCCTCGCCCAAGGGCGCGGCCCTTTGCCGCTGCGGGGGCTCGGAGAACAAGCCCCTGTGCGACGGCTCCCACGGCGCGCTGCATTTCAGCGACCGCAAGGAGAGCGACGGGCATATGGACCGGCGCAAGAACTACACCGGGGCGCGCATCGTGATCCACGACAACCGCCACGTCTGCTCCCATTCGGGCATCTGCACCCATGAGTTGCCCGGCGTGTTCGACCGCCTGGCCAGGCCCTGGATAAACCCCGACGGGGCCGAGGCGGAGGCGATCATCGCCACCATCGAGCGCTGCCCCTCCGGGGCGCTCAGTTATAGCATCGAGGGAGTGGAGCACCGCGACCTGGAGCGGGAGCCCGAGGTGATCGTGGCCTCGGACGGGCCGCTGTGCCTGGTGGGCGGCATCGAGGTGGTGGGCCACGAGCCCCGCGCCGTGGAAGTATCCACCGAGCACTGCACCCTGTGCCGCTGCGGCTCCTCGCGCAACAAGCCCTTTTGCGACGGCAACCACGCGGAGATCGGTTTCAAGGACCCGGAGTAG
- a CDS encoding SEC-C domain-containing protein: MDYSNIGRNDLCPCGSGKKFKRCHMGREKDIVTDRLTQDPGQIALAITKLPACDHPRAAEMVADFSLTSPGGKTIRVKLVDLVSYAQLQAGAADAPRSTSGGVLINPHKTRVLDPTHVYLALSKDADDSLIIHQLAHAADLICGSSLPPGKAVALSRETNVPSELFEHPQEFGEELLALSEKYGVELDAEDEIVAFLARRKMLLPGRLIAEGNSSELIAAAEKTMRVLQESRDEIDARIKNRTGYVGAK; the protein is encoded by the coding sequence ATGGATTACAGCAACATCGGCCGGAACGACCTCTGCCCCTGCGGCAGCGGCAAAAAGTTCAAGCGCTGCCACATGGGGCGCGAAAAGGACATCGTAACCGATCGCCTGACCCAAGACCCCGGCCAAATCGCCCTGGCCATAACCAAACTACCGGCCTGCGACCATCCCCGCGCCGCGGAGATGGTCGCGGACTTTTCCCTCACCTCGCCGGGGGGCAAGACCATCCGGGTGAAGCTGGTGGACCTGGTCTCCTACGCCCAGCTACAGGCCGGGGCGGCCGACGCGCCGCGCTCCACCTCGGGCGGGGTGCTGATCAACCCCCACAAGACCAGGGTCCTGGACCCCACCCACGTGTACCTGGCCCTTAGCAAGGACGCCGACGACTCGCTGATCATCCACCAACTGGCCCACGCGGCCGACCTGATCTGCGGCTCCAGCCTGCCTCCGGGCAAGGCGGTGGCGCTCTCGCGGGAGACCAACGTGCCCAGCGAGCTTTTCGAGCACCCCCAGGAGTTCGGCGAGGAGCTTCTGGCCCTGTCCGAGAAATACGGGGTGGAGCTGGACGCCGAGGACGAGATCGTGGCCTTTTTGGCCCGCCGCAAGATGCTCCTGCCCGGGCGGCTCATCGCCGAGGGCAACAGCAGCGAGCTGATCGCCGCGGCCGAGAAGACCATGCGCGTGTTGCAGGAGAGCAGGGACGAGATCGACGCGCGCATCAAGAACCGCACCGGCTACGTGGGGGCCAAGTAG
- a CDS encoding ogr/Delta-like zinc finger family protein gives MPEFDENKTVCPHCGEHMEKWVSPAVDSWGGDCLYICFNDECGYYQRGWDHTFKKIGIKASYRHRYDPNTGQTGPFPVNTPDAGRDCIVSE, from the coding sequence ATGCCCGAGTTTGACGAGAACAAGACTGTTTGCCCGCATTGCGGCGAGCATATGGAAAAGTGGGTCTCCCCGGCGGTGGATAGCTGGGGCGGCGACTGCCTGTACATCTGCTTCAACGATGAGTGCGGTTATTACCAACGTGGCTGGGATCACACCTTCAAGAAGATCGGCATCAAGGCCAGCTACCGTCACCGCTACGACCCCAACACCGGGCAAACCGGGCCTTTCCCGGTCAACACCCCGGACGCGGGCCGCGACTGCATCGTAAGCGAGTAA
- a CDS encoding CoB--CoM heterodisulfide reductase iron-sulfur subunit B family protein yields MTYLLYPGCSLEAGGSHYEVSVEAVFKALQVELKEIEDWNCCGASIHYVGGTELQTKTLNARNLALAQKQGGYDIIAPCSSCYIQMVKTAHEFDEEPELAAELNQILGEGGLSYSGGIKVRHVLDVLYNDVGLERIKAAVKKPLTGLKVAPYYGCQTTRPYGEYDSVEEPTSMDEILAALGAEVIPFEHKVKCCGSGIFFTEMDTCAPLVGDIIGEAAAGGAALISVPCPMCQMNLEIYQPRLEKILKTELDMPVVFVTQLMALAFGMDPNKDAALNRNIVSANEVLRHLAA; encoded by the coding sequence ATGACTTACCTGCTGTATCCCGGTTGTTCCCTGGAGGCCGGCGGCTCCCACTACGAAGTTAGCGTGGAGGCCGTGTTCAAGGCCCTGCAGGTCGAGCTCAAGGAGATCGAGGACTGGAACTGCTGCGGCGCCTCCATCCACTACGTGGGCGGCACCGAATTGCAGACCAAGACCCTCAACGCGCGCAACCTGGCTCTGGCCCAGAAGCAGGGCGGTTACGACATCATCGCGCCGTGCAGCTCCTGCTACATCCAGATGGTCAAGACCGCCCATGAGTTCGATGAGGAGCCCGAGCTGGCCGCCGAGCTGAACCAGATCCTGGGCGAGGGCGGCCTGAGCTACTCCGGCGGCATCAAGGTGCGCCACGTGCTGGACGTGCTCTACAACGACGTGGGCCTCGAGCGCATCAAGGCGGCGGTGAAAAAGCCCCTGACCGGGCTGAAGGTGGCCCCCTACTACGGCTGCCAGACCACCCGCCCCTACGGCGAGTACGATTCGGTGGAAGAGCCCACCAGCATGGACGAGATCCTGGCCGCCCTGGGCGCCGAGGTGATCCCCTTCGAGCACAAGGTCAAGTGCTGCGGCTCGGGCATCTTCTTCACCGAGATGGACACCTGCGCCCCCTTGGTGGGCGACATCATCGGCGAAGCCGCCGCCGGCGGCGCGGCCCTTATCTCGGTGCCTTGCCCCATGTGCCAGATGAACCTGGAGATCTACCAGCCCCGCCTGGAGAAGATCCTCAAGACCGAGCTGGACATGCCCGTGGTCTTCGTGACCCAGCTCATGGCTCTGGCCTTTGGCATGGACCCCAACAAGGACGCGGCCCTGAACCGGAACATCGTCTCCGCCAATGAGGTGTTGCGTCACCTCGCCGCGTGA
- a CDS encoding 4Fe-4S dicluster domain-containing protein, which translates to MVMATKAYDKSFREEVYKNVDSGEDVKLCMQCGVCGITCPLRDKMTHGPRQIWSLIRAGKRDEVMDSPDIMLCTSCYTCKVRCPRGVKVIDIMHGLAHYALEQGIVPRAETAKFGKVFWDSIYKTGRVDETEVPMRYTLTAGPIHGLFNTLEMMDIGRALLSHKRMKFKLGPGIPPSKKIKGIKGLKKMLDKAQAMSPGKEG; encoded by the coding sequence ATGGTTATGGCCACAAAGGCCTATGACAAAAGCTTCCGCGAAGAGGTCTACAAGAATGTCGACTCCGGGGAGGACGTCAAACTCTGCATGCAGTGCGGGGTGTGCGGCATTACTTGCCCTCTACGCGATAAAATGACCCACGGGCCGCGCCAGATTTGGTCGCTGATCCGGGCGGGCAAACGTGACGAGGTCATGGACAGCCCGGACATCATGCTGTGCACCTCCTGCTACACCTGCAAGGTGCGCTGCCCCCGGGGGGTCAAGGTCATCGACATCATGCACGGCCTGGCCCACTACGCCCTGGAGCAGGGTATCGTGCCGCGCGCGGAGACCGCCAAGTTCGGCAAGGTCTTCTGGGACAGCATCTACAAGACCGGCCGCGTGGACGAGACCGAAGTGCCCATGCGCTACACCCTGACCGCCGGGCCCATCCACGGGTTGTTCAACACCCTGGAGATGATGGACATCGGCCGCGCTCTGCTCAGCCACAAGCGGATGAAGTTCAAGCTGGGCCCGGGCATCCCGCCTTCCAAGAAGATCAAGGGCATCAAGGGCCTCAAGAAGATGCTGGACAAGGCTCAGGCCATGAGCCCCGGGAAGGAGGGTTAA
- a CDS encoding hydrogenase iron-sulfur subunit, with translation MDKNQACYLCQGCGLGEALNFEKLQEVVEEAGIGEVKTHEQLCSPEGVAFIQGDVDGGVNAILLGACSCRVKTNEFDFGPEVIVERASLREQAVYPSEAEYEGEEEAGEDRQMLAEDYLRMSAVKLAKSDVPVPFQLEEAPETSVMVVGGGVAGINAALAAAKAGVDVFLVEKEDALGGFLGKMAKLAPENPPYQELEDTHLEALVAEIEGNDKIKVYTGNTVTETKGAPGNFDVTLSGGESFRCGAIVQATGWLPYEPEKLAEELAYGSNDAIITNVDMEAKAKAGDLGGIGSVAFIQCAGSRDQNHLPYCSAVCCTVSLKQAMLVKEANPEAAVYVIYKDIRTPGQSEEVYREAQRKGVVFIRRGEDYPKISESGGKLAIETADVTLNDTVEIDELDLVVLATGMKPNNPRVVEPPLVALGMDQEAAKKVAAEAKAACDDWSVLNLKYRQGPNLPTLKYAYPDSHFICFPYETRRTGIYAAGTVRRPMRVTAAVEDATGAALKAIQATKAAAGGFAVHPRSGDMSFPEFAMQRCTQCKRCTEECPFGAINEDEKANPLPNPTRCRRCGVCMGACPERIISFKNYSVDMIGSMIKSIEVPEEDEEKPRVVVLVCENDALPAIDMAARAGHKWSPYIRFIPVRCLGSINLVWIADALSSGIDGVMLFGCRRGDDYQCHFIKGSELANVRMSKISETLDRLVLESDRVRVEEISFGEVDKVPQIIAEFMETIEEVGPNPYKGF, from the coding sequence ATGGACAAGAATCAAGCTTGCTATCTCTGTCAGGGCTGCGGCCTGGGCGAGGCCCTGAACTTCGAGAAGCTGCAGGAAGTTGTTGAAGAGGCCGGCATCGGCGAGGTGAAAACCCACGAGCAGCTCTGTTCGCCCGAAGGCGTGGCCTTCATCCAGGGCGACGTGGACGGCGGCGTGAACGCCATCCTGCTGGGCGCCTGCTCCTGCCGGGTGAAGACCAACGAGTTCGACTTCGGCCCCGAGGTCATCGTGGAGCGGGCCAGCCTGCGCGAGCAGGCGGTGTATCCCTCCGAGGCCGAGTACGAGGGCGAGGAAGAGGCCGGCGAGGATCGCCAGATGCTGGCCGAGGACTACCTGCGCATGAGCGCGGTGAAACTGGCCAAGTCCGACGTGCCGGTTCCCTTCCAGCTGGAAGAGGCCCCCGAGACCTCCGTGATGGTGGTGGGCGGCGGCGTGGCCGGCATCAACGCGGCCCTGGCCGCGGCCAAGGCCGGCGTGGACGTGTTCCTGGTGGAGAAGGAAGACGCCCTGGGCGGCTTCCTGGGCAAGATGGCCAAGCTGGCCCCGGAGAACCCGCCCTACCAGGAGCTGGAAGACACTCACCTCGAGGCCCTGGTGGCCGAGATCGAGGGCAACGACAAGATCAAGGTCTACACCGGCAACACCGTGACCGAGACCAAGGGCGCGCCGGGCAACTTCGACGTGACCCTGAGCGGCGGCGAAAGCTTCCGCTGCGGCGCCATCGTGCAGGCCACCGGCTGGCTGCCCTACGAGCCCGAGAAGCTGGCCGAGGAGCTGGCCTACGGCTCCAACGACGCCATCATCACCAACGTGGACATGGAAGCCAAGGCCAAGGCCGGCGACCTGGGCGGCATCGGCTCGGTGGCTTTCATCCAGTGCGCCGGCTCCCGCGACCAGAACCACCTGCCCTACTGCTCGGCGGTGTGCTGCACTGTGAGCCTCAAGCAGGCCATGCTGGTCAAGGAAGCCAACCCCGAGGCGGCGGTATACGTCATCTACAAGGACATCCGCACCCCGGGCCAGAGCGAGGAAGTCTACCGCGAGGCCCAGCGCAAAGGCGTGGTGTTCATCCGCCGCGGCGAGGACTACCCCAAGATCAGCGAGAGCGGCGGCAAGCTGGCCATCGAGACCGCTGACGTGACCCTCAACGACACGGTGGAGATCGACGAGCTGGACCTGGTGGTGCTGGCCACCGGCATGAAGCCCAACAACCCCCGCGTGGTGGAGCCGCCGCTGGTGGCCCTGGGCATGGACCAGGAAGCCGCCAAGAAGGTGGCCGCCGAGGCCAAGGCGGCCTGCGACGACTGGTCGGTGTTGAACCTGAAGTACCGCCAGGGCCCCAACCTGCCCACCCTGAAGTACGCCTATCCCGACAGCCACTTCATCTGCTTCCCCTACGAGACCCGGCGCACCGGCATCTACGCGGCGGGAACCGTGCGGCGGCCCATGCGGGTGACCGCGGCTGTGGAAGACGCCACCGGCGCGGCCCTGAAGGCCATCCAGGCCACCAAGGCGGCGGCCGGCGGCTTCGCGGTGCACCCCCGCTCGGGCGACATGAGCTTCCCCGAGTTCGCCATGCAACGCTGCACCCAGTGTAAGCGCTGCACCGAGGAGTGCCCCTTCGGCGCCATCAACGAGGACGAGAAAGCCAACCCGCTGCCCAACCCCACCCGCTGCCGCCGCTGCGGCGTGTGCATGGGCGCCTGCCCGGAGCGCATCATCAGCTTCAAGAACTACTCCGTGGACATGATCGGCTCCATGATCAAGTCCATCGAGGTTCCCGAGGAAGATGAAGAGAAGCCCCGCGTGGTTGTCCTTGTCTGCGAGAACGACGCCCTGCCGGCCATCGACATGGCCGCCCGCGCCGGCCACAAGTGGAGCCCCTACATCCGCTTCATCCCGGTGCGCTGCCTGGGCTCCATCAACCTGGTGTGGATCGCCGACGCCCTGAGCTCCGGCATCGACGGCGTGATGCTCTTCGGCTGCCGCCGGGGCGACGACTACCAGTGCCACTTCATCAAGGGTTCGGAGCTGGCCAACGTGCGCATGTCCAAGATCTCGGAGACCTTGGACCGCCTGGTGCTGGAGAGCGACCGGGTGCGCGTGGAGGAGATCAGCTTCGGCGAGGTGGACAAGGTGCCTCAGATCATCGCCGAGTTCATGGAAACGATCGAAGAGGTAGGACCCAACCCCTACAAGGGCTTCTAG